From a region of the Chitinophaga caseinilytica genome:
- a CDS encoding FixH family protein, producing MNWGHSIIIVFVLFAIGILTLVTRSMQTRIDMVTPDYYAEELKYQATIDACNNTGQLSAPVRVTQPGDSIEITFPGELKGAPLQGQVHFYRPADSRRDFVLPLLLNASGQLLVSRAQFDRGPYRIKLQWQHDGKDYFQETQFYVQ from the coding sequence ATGAACTGGGGTCATTCCATCATCATCGTATTCGTCCTTTTCGCCATCGGCATCCTCACGCTCGTTACCCGCAGCATGCAAACCCGCATCGATATGGTAACGCCCGACTACTACGCCGAAGAGCTGAAATACCAGGCTACCATCGATGCGTGCAACAATACCGGGCAGCTTTCCGCCCCGGTGCGCGTGACGCAGCCGGGAGACAGTATCGAGATTACCTTCCCCGGCGAGCTGAAAGGCGCGCCGCTGCAAGGCCAGGTACACTTTTACCGTCCGGCGGATTCCCGCCGCGACTTCGTGCTGCCCCTCCTGCTCAACGCCTCCGGCCAGCTGCTGGTGAGCCGCGCGCAGTTCGACCGCGGGCCCTACCGCATCAAGTTGCAATGGCAGCACGATGGTAAAGACTATTTCCAGGAAACGCAATTCTACGTACAATGA
- the ccoG gene encoding cytochrome c oxidase accessory protein CcoG, which produces MEAQEMFRDHLATIDEKGKRKWIYAKKPSGKLYSARTVLSICYFLLFFSLPFVQINGRPLFLFDIPNGRFTIFGAVFWPQDFFIFGLAMLAFILFIVLFTMAFGRIFCGWICPQTIFMEMLFRRIEYWIEGDAAQQKILARAPWNTEKIVKKSGKHAAFFLLSVIIANTFLAYIIGVRELKHIITDPLSVHLGGFLAMIAFSFVFYAVFAFFREQVCTVVCPYGRLQSVLLDKNSVVVAYDYGRGEPRGKFRKEAQDLGDCIDCMQCVNVCPTGIDIRNGTQLECVNCTACIDACNFMMEKVGRPTGLIRYASEDGIANKQPLRYTGRLKTYTVILSLLLVAITFLLISRKPVDGSIMRTAGMLYQERGTDSVTNLYRIKLVNKTQTDVPLELRIESGIGKVEVVGKPIHVKPEAQGEGTFFIVLPRTAIHQRKSVLKIGLYENGQRIGEKKTTFLGPVGQ; this is translated from the coding sequence ATGGAAGCGCAAGAAATGTTCAGGGACCATCTGGCCACCATCGACGAGAAAGGAAAACGCAAATGGATCTATGCCAAGAAACCGTCAGGAAAGCTATATTCAGCCAGAACGGTACTGAGCATCTGTTATTTTCTACTGTTCTTCAGCCTGCCGTTCGTTCAAATCAACGGCAGGCCCTTGTTCCTTTTCGACATTCCCAACGGCCGCTTCACCATTTTCGGCGCCGTGTTCTGGCCGCAGGATTTCTTCATCTTCGGCCTGGCCATGCTCGCGTTCATCCTCTTCATCGTATTGTTTACCATGGCTTTCGGGAGGATTTTCTGCGGATGGATCTGTCCGCAGACGATCTTCATGGAAATGCTTTTCAGGAGAATTGAATACTGGATCGAAGGAGACGCAGCGCAGCAGAAAATCCTTGCCCGCGCGCCGTGGAACACGGAAAAGATCGTAAAGAAATCCGGCAAGCACGCCGCGTTCTTCCTCCTGTCTGTCATCATCGCCAATACCTTCCTGGCCTACATCATCGGCGTCCGCGAACTGAAACACATCATCACAGACCCGCTCAGCGTTCACCTCGGCGGCTTCCTCGCCATGATCGCCTTCTCGTTCGTGTTCTACGCCGTGTTCGCGTTTTTCAGGGAACAGGTATGCACGGTGGTATGCCCGTACGGGCGCCTGCAGAGCGTACTGCTCGACAAGAATTCCGTGGTGGTGGCATATGATTACGGAAGAGGCGAACCGCGCGGGAAATTCAGGAAAGAAGCGCAGGACCTGGGGGATTGTATCGACTGTATGCAATGTGTGAACGTTTGCCCCACGGGGATCGACATCCGGAACGGCACGCAGCTGGAATGTGTAAACTGTACGGCCTGTATCGATGCCTGCAATTTCATGATGGAAAAAGTAGGCCGGCCGACGGGGCTCATCCGGTATGCGTCCGAAGACGGCATCGCGAATAAACAACCGCTGCGGTATACGGGTAGATTGAAGACTTACACCGTCATTCTTTCCCTCCTGCTGGTAGCCATTACGTTCCTGCTCATCAGCCGCAAACCGGTAGACGGGTCTATCATGCGGACGGCCGGAATGCTGTACCAGGAGCGCGGAACAGACAGCGTTACCAATCTCTACCGCATCAAGCTCGTGAATAAAACGCAGACCGACGTGCCGCTGGAACTGCGTATCGAAAGCGGCATCGGAAAAGTGGAAGTGGTGGGCAAGCCCATCCATGTGAAACCGGAAGCGCAGGGAGAAGGTACTTTCTTCATCGTGCTGCCGCGTACGGCGATCCATCAAAGAAAATCGGTCCTCAAAATAGGATTATATGAAAACGGCCAACGGATCGGGGAAAAGAAGACCACTTTCCTCGGGCCCGTCGGCCAATAA
- a CDS encoding cbb3-type cytochrome c oxidase N-terminal domain-containing protein: MKRILTFLLTIFTLQAFAAGAPPDPYGELTHPVAILLITIAFGLLIAIIVLGNTVISAIDIFRDRMKKLPLVLLLLAAGHGAFAQEAEAAVEKVSQPVVAGLSDTTFYMLLTVVGLEILVLLFLLQALRILTGITRKKKEKVAKAAVPGKPRITWMERLNKTRSLDAESEEEVDLGHDYDGIRELNNPTPPWWRWAFYLSIVFGVIYIWRYHISETAPLQLQELAIADAKAAEAKAAYLKNSANNIDENNVKLLTEAADIGAGQKMFATNCAACHGPEGQGLVGPNLTDKFWLHGGKVNEVFSTIKYGVPDKGMKSWKDDFSPKQIAQLCAYIHSIKGTTPANPKAPEGAEVTE, translated from the coding sequence ATGAAACGCATTCTTACATTTCTGCTGACCATCTTCACCCTGCAGGCATTCGCAGCCGGTGCGCCGCCCGATCCTTACGGCGAGCTCACGCACCCGGTGGCCATCCTGCTGATCACCATCGCGTTCGGGCTGCTGATCGCCATCATCGTGCTCGGAAATACGGTCATCTCTGCGATCGACATCTTCCGCGACCGCATGAAAAAACTCCCGCTCGTATTGCTCCTGCTCGCCGCAGGCCACGGCGCCTTTGCACAGGAAGCGGAAGCGGCGGTGGAAAAAGTGTCTCAACCCGTTGTAGCGGGATTGTCGGACACCACTTTCTATATGCTGCTCACGGTGGTAGGGCTCGAGATCCTCGTGCTGCTGTTCCTCCTCCAGGCATTGCGCATCCTGACCGGCATCACCCGGAAGAAAAAGGAAAAAGTGGCGAAGGCCGCCGTTCCCGGCAAACCGCGCATCACCTGGATGGAGCGGCTCAACAAGACCCGCAGCCTCGATGCCGAATCCGAAGAAGAAGTGGACCTGGGACACGATTACGACGGCATCCGCGAGCTGAACAACCCTACCCCGCCCTGGTGGCGCTGGGCATTCTACCTCAGCATCGTTTTCGGCGTGATTTACATCTGGCGTTACCACATCTCCGAAACCGCGCCGCTGCAATTGCAGGAACTGGCCATCGCCGATGCGAAAGCGGCGGAAGCGAAAGCAGCATATCTCAAGAATTCCGCTAACAACATCGACGAAAATAACGTGAAACTCCTCACCGAAGCGGCAGACATCGGCGCCGGACAGAAAATGTTCGCCACCAACTGCGCCGCCTGCCACGGTCCGGAAGGCCAGGGGCTCGTGGGGCCCAACCTCACCGATAAATTCTGGCTGCATGGCGGAAAAGTGAACGAAGTATTTTCCACCATCAAGTACGGCGTGCCCGATAAAGGGATGAAATCCTGGAAAGATGATTTCTCCCCCAAACAGATCGCGCAGCTGTGCGCCTATATCCACTCTATAAAAGGCACGACGCCGGCCAATCCCAAAGCGCCCGAAGGCGCGGAGGTTACGGAATAA
- a CDS encoding CcoQ/FixQ family Cbb3-type cytochrome c oxidase assembly chaperone, which yields MKFINYLKTIQDVSIYPMVSLILFSVFFLAAAYLAFRTDKQTMDAISHYPIDNDAPEK from the coding sequence ATGAAATTCATCAACTATCTCAAAACGATACAAGACGTCAGCATTTACCCGATGGTGTCGCTGATCCTTTTCTCCGTCTTCTTCCTCGCCGCGGCGTACCTCGCCTTCCGGACAGACAAGCAGACGATGGACGCCATCAGTCATTACCCGATCGACAACGACGCACCTGAAAAATAG
- the ccoN gene encoding cytochrome-c oxidase, cbb3-type subunit I, whose product MSLEKFSYDNRTVKWFAYAAIFWGLIGMLAGLWAALELVIPGANLGFAPITFGRLRPVHTNAVIFAFVGNGIFMGVYYSLQRLCKARMWSDLLSKIHFWGWQAIIAGGALTLFLGYTTGKEYAELEWPFDIAITLIWVVFGANMLGTILKRRVSHLYVAIWFYIGTWVAIAMLHIVNSFEMPLSLFKSYSWYAGVQDALVQWWYGHNAVAFFLTTPYLGLMYYFVPKAANRPVYSYRWSIIHFWALIFIYIWAGPHHLLYTALPEWAQSLGTVFSIMLIAPSWGGMLNGLLTLRGAWDRVREDAVLKFFVVALTAYGMATFEGPMLSLKNVNAISHYTDWTIAHVHVGALGWNGFLTFGILYWMIPRLFNTQLYSRKWANAHFWIGTLGIIFYAIPLYWAAFTQSMMWKQFTEDGTLKYQFIETVNVIVPMYALRALGGLLYVSGVVLMIVNISKTVRRGTFVADEPAEAAPLVKVAAVANSKDKGHWHNWIEKRPVQMVVFSLIVVGIGGILEMVPTFLVRSNIPTISSVKPYTPLELHGRDIYVREGCYTCHSQMVRPFRDEVARYGEYSKAGEFIYDHPFQWGSKRTGPDLARLGGKYPDSWHFNHMLDPVSMSPGSIMPSYPWLFDNRIDKGKTPAMINVMRKIGVPYAEGYEQQSKADLEKQANEIAANLKKDKLEIPADREIVALIAYLQRLGKDIKTTASNN is encoded by the coding sequence ATGTCTCTTGAAAAATTCTCGTACGACAACCGCACCGTCAAATGGTTTGCCTATGCCGCCATTTTCTGGGGTCTGATCGGCATGCTGGCGGGCCTCTGGGCTGCGCTGGAGCTCGTCATCCCCGGCGCCAACCTCGGCTTCGCGCCCATTACTTTCGGACGCCTCCGGCCTGTGCACACCAATGCAGTGATTTTCGCATTCGTGGGCAACGGCATTTTCATGGGGGTGTATTATTCCCTGCAGCGCCTTTGTAAAGCCCGCATGTGGAGCGATCTGCTCAGCAAAATCCACTTCTGGGGCTGGCAGGCCATCATCGCCGGCGGCGCGCTCACCCTGTTCCTCGGTTACACCACCGGTAAAGAATACGCGGAGCTGGAATGGCCGTTCGACATCGCCATTACCCTCATCTGGGTGGTGTTCGGCGCCAACATGCTCGGCACCATCCTCAAGCGCCGCGTGAGCCATCTCTACGTAGCCATCTGGTTCTACATCGGTACCTGGGTGGCCATCGCCATGCTGCATATCGTGAACTCTTTCGAGATGCCGCTCTCGCTTTTCAAGAGCTATTCCTGGTACGCCGGTGTGCAGGACGCGCTGGTGCAATGGTGGTACGGCCACAATGCCGTGGCATTCTTCCTCACCACGCCTTACCTCGGCCTTATGTACTATTTCGTACCGAAAGCCGCCAACCGCCCGGTTTATTCCTACCGCTGGTCGATCATCCACTTCTGGGCGCTGATCTTTATTTACATCTGGGCCGGGCCGCACCACCTGTTGTATACCGCATTGCCTGAATGGGCGCAATCCCTCGGCACCGTATTCTCCATCATGCTCATCGCGCCCTCCTGGGGTGGTATGCTCAACGGCCTGCTGACACTCCGTGGCGCGTGGGACCGTGTGCGGGAAGACGCCGTGCTGAAATTCTTCGTAGTGGCGCTCACCGCTTATGGTATGGCTACTTTCGAAGGACCGATGCTTTCGCTCAAGAACGTGAACGCCATCAGCCACTATACCGACTGGACGATCGCGCACGTACACGTAGGCGCCCTCGGCTGGAACGGCTTCCTGACCTTCGGCATCCTGTACTGGATGATCCCCCGGCTGTTCAACACCCAATTATACTCCCGCAAATGGGCCAACGCCCACTTCTGGATCGGTACGCTCGGTATCATCTTCTACGCCATTCCCCTCTACTGGGCTGCGTTTACGCAAAGCATGATGTGGAAACAGTTTACGGAAGACGGAACGCTGAAATACCAGTTCATCGAAACCGTGAACGTCATCGTTCCCATGTACGCCCTGCGCGCACTCGGTGGATTGCTCTACGTTTCCGGTGTGGTACTCATGATCGTAAATATCAGCAAAACCGTCCGCCGCGGAACTTTCGTGGCCGACGAGCCCGCAGAAGCCGCGCCGCTCGTGAAAGTGGCGGCCGTAGCCAACAGCAAAGACAAAGGCCACTGGCACAACTGGATCGAGAAGCGCCCCGTGCAGATGGTCGTGTTCAGCCTTATCGTGGTTGGGATCGGCGGTATCCTGGAAATGGTGCCCACCTTCCTGGTACGCAGCAACATTCCCACCATCAGCAGCGTGAAACCGTATACCCCGCTGGAGCTCCATGGCCGCGACATTTACGTCCGCGAAGGCTGTTACACCTGTCACTCCCAGATGGTGCGCCCCTTCCGCGACGAAGTGGCCCGCTACGGCGAATATTCCAAAGCAGGCGAGTTCATTTACGACCACCCGTTCCAATGGGGCTCCAAACGAACAGGGCCCGATCTGGCCAGGCTCGGCGGCAAGTACCCGGACTCCTGGCACTTCAACCACATGCTCGACCCCGTATCGATGAGCCCCGGTTCCATCATGCCCTCGTACCCCTGGCTGTTCGACAACCGGATAGACAAAGGCAAGACGCCCGCCATGATCAACGTCATGCGCAAGATCGGCGTACCGTACGCAGAAGGGTACGAGCAGCAGTCGAAAGCCGACCTGGAAAAACAGGCGAACGAAATCGCCGCCAACCTGAAAAAGGATAAACTGGAAATTCCGGCAGACCGTGAGATCGTAGCCCTCATCGCCTACCTGCAAAGACTTGGTAAAGACATTAAAACCACCGCATCCAACAACTGA
- the ccoS gene encoding cbb3-type cytochrome oxidase assembly protein CcoS has translation MSVIIMLLCASLAVAIFFLVAFIWSVKDGQYDDDYSPAHRILFDDKTSKE, from the coding sequence ATGAGTGTGATCATCATGCTGTTGTGCGCCAGCCTCGCCGTAGCCATCTTTTTTCTGGTCGCCTTTATATGGTCTGTCAAAGACGGGCAGTACGACGACGATTACTCTCCCGCGCACCGGATCCTTTTCGACGATAAAACCAGTAAAGAATAA
- a CDS encoding heavy metal translocating P-type ATPase, which yields MIKQAREVSHQCAHCGEPCPPEDQFCCQGCQAVYELLNDNGLCRYYEINEKPGVAQRQTVRKDKFAFLDDERTQQQLLRYRDEKQAHVTFHIPHIHCSSCLWLLENLHRLDPGVQRTEVNFAEKEAHIIYDPSQTTLRKIAETLTSIGYEPYISLQDLRARKPAPNRKLIYQLGVAGFCFSNIMLLSFPEYFSGEGHMEGQMTVVFRYLNLLLSLPVFFYSAQAFYMPAWKGLKHGFLNIDLPIVLAIVTTFTRSVVDVLSGSGGGYFDSMTGIVMFMLIGRLLQDKTYRGLSFDRDYTAYFPIAVTVMKNGEEAPTQLPDVKTGDTLLIHHQELIPADGLLVKGSALIDYSFVTGESVPVRKQMGEIIYAGGRQLDGNMEILTIREVAQSYLTSLWNREELRKDNPGKPSFIHLLGQYFTWVVLIIAAVTAIYWGIYDSAKIWPAVTAILIIACPCALLLAASFTNGHMLRILSRHKLYLRNAQAIERMAGLTHIVFDKTGTLTGKSSTTVTWHGRELTHAEVSAVAALTAHSQHPASRQVREFVGKPIVHTIDRFSEQTGQGLQGWVHQMHVQLGSAAYTGARDAETPGASVVHVNINGDHAGYYLLKHAYRQGIPEMLDELQRHFGLTLLSGDQPGEADNLRRMMGPNATLLFKQQAHDKLDRIVQLQEKGEKVLMIGDGLNDAGALRQSDCGISLTEDSNNFTPASDGILEASQLHRLPAFIRMSKINKRIILIAFVYSIVYNLTGLFFAVQGILSPLTAAILMPSSSISIILLTWGMSEYAGRKLLR from the coding sequence ATGATCAAACAAGCCCGGGAAGTCAGCCACCAGTGCGCGCATTGCGGTGAACCTTGCCCACCCGAAGACCAGTTCTGCTGCCAGGGTTGCCAGGCAGTGTACGAACTGCTGAACGATAACGGCCTTTGCCGGTATTACGAGATCAACGAAAAACCGGGCGTAGCGCAGCGCCAGACCGTCCGTAAAGACAAATTCGCTTTCCTGGACGACGAGCGCACCCAGCAGCAGCTGCTCCGGTATCGCGACGAAAAGCAGGCCCACGTCACCTTCCACATTCCGCACATCCATTGCAGCTCGTGCCTCTGGCTCCTGGAAAACCTCCATCGCCTCGACCCCGGCGTGCAGCGCACCGAAGTCAATTTCGCGGAAAAGGAAGCCCACATCATCTACGATCCTTCTCAAACTACTTTGCGAAAAATCGCCGAAACGCTCACCAGCATCGGCTATGAACCGTATATTTCCCTGCAAGACCTCCGCGCCCGCAAACCCGCGCCCAACCGCAAACTCATCTATCAGCTGGGCGTGGCCGGATTTTGCTTCTCCAACATCATGCTACTGTCGTTCCCCGAATACTTTTCAGGCGAAGGGCATATGGAAGGCCAGATGACCGTGGTTTTCAGATACCTCAACCTCCTCCTCTCCCTTCCCGTTTTCTTCTACTCCGCCCAGGCTTTCTATATGCCCGCCTGGAAAGGCCTGAAGCATGGTTTCCTCAATATCGACCTGCCTATCGTGCTCGCCATCGTCACCACCTTTACCCGCAGCGTGGTGGATGTGCTTTCCGGCTCGGGCGGCGGGTATTTCGACTCCATGACCGGCATCGTCATGTTCATGCTCATCGGCCGGCTGTTGCAGGATAAAACGTACCGGGGGCTTTCGTTCGACCGGGATTATACCGCCTATTTCCCCATTGCCGTTACCGTGATGAAAAACGGGGAAGAAGCGCCCACGCAGTTGCCCGACGTCAAAACTGGCGATACGCTCCTCATCCACCACCAGGAGCTGATACCGGCCGATGGCTTGCTGGTAAAGGGTTCCGCGTTGATCGATTATAGTTTCGTGACGGGAGAATCCGTGCCGGTGCGCAAGCAGATGGGCGAAATCATTTACGCCGGCGGGCGCCAGCTGGACGGGAACATGGAAATCCTCACCATCCGCGAAGTGGCGCAAAGTTACCTCACCAGCCTCTGGAACCGCGAGGAACTGCGGAAGGACAATCCCGGCAAACCCTCGTTCATACACCTGCTCGGACAATATTTCACCTGGGTGGTGCTGATCATCGCCGCCGTTACCGCCATTTACTGGGGGATTTACGACAGTGCGAAGATCTGGCCCGCCGTGACGGCGATCCTCATCATCGCCTGCCCCTGCGCGTTGCTGCTGGCCGCCTCCTTCACCAACGGCCATATGCTGCGCATCCTCAGCCGGCATAAACTTTACCTCCGCAACGCCCAGGCCATCGAGCGGATGGCGGGGCTCACGCATATCGTGTTCGACAAAACGGGGACGCTGACGGGCAAATCGAGCACTACCGTAACGTGGCACGGGCGGGAACTGACGCATGCGGAAGTAAGCGCAGTAGCGGCTTTGACGGCGCATTCCCAGCACCCGGCCAGTCGCCAGGTGCGCGAGTTCGTAGGTAAACCTATCGTACACACCATCGACCGGTTCAGCGAACAGACGGGGCAGGGCTTGCAGGGATGGGTGCACCAGATGCACGTTCAGCTCGGCAGCGCGGCCTACACCGGCGCGCGCGATGCGGAAACGCCCGGCGCCAGCGTGGTCCATGTCAATATAAACGGCGACCATGCGGGGTATTATCTGCTGAAACATGCTTACAGACAAGGCATTCCCGAAATGCTGGACGAATTGCAGCGCCATTTCGGACTCACGCTCCTTTCGGGCGATCAGCCGGGGGAAGCGGACAACCTCCGCAGGATGATGGGCCCCAACGCCACGTTGCTTTTCAAGCAGCAGGCGCACGACAAGCTCGACCGCATCGTGCAGTTGCAGGAAAAAGGGGAAAAAGTACTGATGATCGGAGACGGGCTGAACGATGCCGGCGCCCTGCGCCAGAGCGACTGCGGGATCAGTCTTACCGAAGACTCCAACAACTTCACCCCCGCCAGCGACGGCATCCTGGAAGCATCGCAGCTCCACCGCCTGCCGGCTTTCATCCGGATGAGCAAAATCAACAAACGCATCATTCTCATCGCTTTCGTATACTCGATCGTGTACAATCTGACCGGCCTTTTCTTCGCCGTGCAGGGGATACTGAGCCCGTTGACAGCGGCCATCCTCATGCCTTCCAGCTCCATCAGCATCATCTTGCTGACCTGGGGGATGAGCGAATATGCCGGCAGGAAACTGTTGCGTTGA
- a CDS encoding c-type cytochrome — protein MNDSTWMELTHPVALFMLLTAIGLLLVIALLGSTVISAMDVYREKHIKKQLGKCFAAAAIVPALPNDMFATLAAVLILEVVVILALLWLLRFLTGISVGNKAWASTFILAGVLGYVWIFALNNPSNAAPAEKGAVAAVPKAAEAPIDPANVPLLTDAADIQAGKQLFSRKCTACHGGNAKGTIGPNLTDDQWLHGGSPNEIFKTIKFGVPLKGMQAWEKQLSDRQIAQLTGFILSLQGS, from the coding sequence ATGAACGATTCCACCTGGATGGAGCTCACACACCCCGTAGCGTTGTTTATGCTCCTGACGGCCATCGGCCTGCTGCTTGTCATCGCCCTCCTCGGCTCCACGGTTATCTCCGCGATGGACGTATACCGCGAAAAACACATCAAAAAACAACTGGGCAAATGTTTTGCTGCCGCGGCTATCGTACCCGCATTGCCCAACGATATGTTCGCCACCCTGGCGGCCGTGCTCATCCTGGAAGTAGTGGTGATCCTGGCGCTGTTGTGGCTCCTCCGCTTCCTGACGGGCATCAGCGTGGGCAACAAGGCCTGGGCCAGCACCTTCATCCTCGCCGGTGTTCTGGGCTACGTATGGATTTTTGCGCTGAACAACCCTTCGAACGCGGCTCCCGCCGAAAAAGGCGCCGTGGCCGCAGTCCCCAAGGCCGCGGAAGCGCCCATCGACCCCGCCAACGTGCCACTGCTCACGGATGCGGCCGACATACAGGCCGGGAAACAGCTTTTCAGCCGCAAATGCACCGCCTGCCACGGCGGGAACGCCAAAGGAACGATCGGGCCAAACCTGACAGACGACCAGTGGCTCCACGGCGGCAGCCCCAACGAGATTTTCAAAACCATCAAGTTCGGTGTGCCCCTCAAAGGCATGCAGGCCTGGGAGAAACAGCTGAGCGACCGGCAGATCGCGCAACTGACCGGGTTCATACTTTCCCTGCAGGGAAGCTGA
- a CDS encoding L,D-transpeptidase family protein, which yields MRYCKIIPAMLCIMAMGAACGQKKGKPRQQEVVKNVQQLDEVVPQQIVERLQYVDGNDGLMEDSVMALSPAALHAAYDGQGGKAIWSSNGKAIPQADSLFRWIRDARLYGLNPAHYHAVALQQALERRNTDKESLRDAALWAQTDVLLTDAFFKLASHLHYGVIPRDSIALRKDSLLTDDVLNMLLREAITGNHISEILQSREPTHEAYRLLKIGLAEYESRYKDVVWDTLPSEYTDTVAFRHQLAVRLAETGHLDTLENNIGDTVALKKAVKQFQQEINLYPDGVAGKRTIQYLNRQPGDWIEQAGINLDRWRKMPDTLPARYLMVNIPAFRLQVWDDSAGTVLESRVIVGTPRTRTPQLSSVMTNFVLYPYWRVPYSIVFKEMLPQIKKNRHYLVEKNLEVVDHHGNIISPDSIDWQKLNKNYFPYVLRQMDGLDNSLGIMKFNFANRFSVYLHDTNNRKLFANSNRALSHGCVRVQAWDSLAMYLVSSDPRPEMADSVRAWLSREEQRTYAFPKRLPIYIRYFSSEYRDGRLRFYEDVYGEDARVRQYLR from the coding sequence ATGAGATACTGCAAGATCATACCGGCGATGCTTTGCATCATGGCTATGGGCGCCGCCTGCGGGCAGAAGAAGGGAAAACCCCGTCAGCAGGAAGTTGTTAAAAACGTTCAGCAACTAGACGAGGTAGTGCCGCAGCAGATCGTGGAAAGACTGCAATATGTAGACGGGAACGACGGGTTGATGGAAGACAGCGTGATGGCGCTCAGTCCAGCCGCGCTGCATGCCGCGTACGACGGGCAGGGCGGGAAGGCGATATGGTCGAGCAACGGGAAGGCGATCCCCCAGGCCGACAGTCTTTTCCGCTGGATCAGGGACGCCCGGTTATACGGATTGAACCCTGCGCATTACCACGCCGTCGCATTGCAGCAGGCGCTGGAACGAAGGAATACGGACAAGGAATCCCTCCGCGACGCGGCGCTCTGGGCGCAAACCGACGTCCTGCTCACAGACGCGTTTTTCAAACTGGCGAGCCATTTGCATTACGGCGTTATTCCGCGGGACAGCATTGCGTTGAGAAAGGATTCGCTGCTGACGGACGATGTCCTCAATATGCTCCTCCGGGAAGCCATTACCGGCAATCATATCAGCGAAATTTTACAATCCCGCGAACCGACGCACGAAGCGTACCGGCTGCTCAAAATCGGGCTGGCGGAATACGAATCCCGGTATAAGGATGTGGTGTGGGATACGCTGCCTTCCGAATACACGGATACCGTCGCTTTCCGGCACCAGCTGGCGGTGAGGCTCGCGGAAACGGGGCATCTCGATACGCTGGAAAATAACATCGGAGATACCGTGGCGCTGAAGAAAGCCGTCAAACAGTTCCAGCAGGAAATCAATTTATACCCGGACGGTGTGGCCGGTAAACGGACCATCCAGTACCTGAACCGCCAGCCGGGAGACTGGATCGAACAGGCCGGCATCAACCTCGACCGCTGGCGCAAAATGCCCGATACTTTACCGGCGCGTTACCTCATGGTGAACATTCCCGCATTCCGCTTGCAGGTGTGGGACGATTCGGCCGGCACCGTACTGGAATCCCGCGTGATCGTGGGAACGCCCCGCACGCGTACGCCGCAGCTCAGTTCCGTGATGACCAATTTCGTGCTGTATCCATACTGGCGCGTGCCGTACAGCATCGTGTTCAAGGAAATGCTGCCGCAGATCAAAAAGAACAGGCATTACCTCGTCGAAAAGAACCTCGAAGTGGTAGACCATCACGGCAATATCATTTCCCCCGATTCCATCGACTGGCAGAAGCTCAACAAGAATTACTTCCCGTATGTGTTGCGGCAGATGGATGGATTGGATAATTCGCTGGGCATTATGAAGTTCAACTTCGCCAACCGTTTCAGCGTATACCTCCACGATACCAATAACCGCAAGCTTTTCGCCAATTCCAACCGCGCCCTCAGCCATGGCTGCGTGCGGGTACAGGCCTGGGACAGCCTCGCCATGTACCTCGTGAGCAGCGATCCCCGGCCGGAGATGGCAGACAGTGTGCGGGCGTGGCTCAGCCGGGAAGAACAACGGACGTACGCCTTCCCGAAGCGGTTGCCCATTTATATCCGCTATTTCTCTTCCGAGTACCGCGACGGGCGCCTGCGGTTTTATGAAGACGTATACGGGGAAGACGCCCGCGTCCGGCAGTATCTTCGTTAA